A window of the Lactuca sativa cultivar Salinas chromosome 5, Lsat_Salinas_v11, whole genome shotgun sequence genome harbors these coding sequences:
- the LOC111891343 gene encoding polyubiquitin 12-like, whose protein sequence is MTLILTAIEYYLPGNSDDMSLLKVFATTLGINCGVFFIDKGKVFCYEHWIIVGENLEDPRTMEDYNIQVDSKLTFHLSLSFGDDMWIFVKNLVWKIITLEVESIEFIDNVKEKIQDIEGIPWHQLHLFISGKKKSKMS, encoded by the coding sequence ATGACATTAATTTTGACGGCAATTGAGTATTACCTACCAGGTAATAGTGACGACATGTCATTGCTAAAAGTATTCGCGACGACTTTAGGCATCAATTGCGGTGTTTTTTTTATCGATAAAGGTAAGGTTTTTTGTTATGAGCATTGGATCATTGTTGGGGAGAATCTCGAGGATCCTAGAACAATGGAAGATTATAACATTCAAGTAGACTCTAAATTAACGTTCCACCTGAGTCTGAGTTTTGGAGATGATATGTGGATTTTTGTGAAGAATTTGGTATGGAAGATCATTACGCTAGAGGTGGAGAGCATAGAATTCATTGATAATGTGAAGGAAAAAATTCAGGACATAGAGGGGATTCCATGGCATCAATTACATTTGTTTATTTCcgggaaaaaaaaatcaaaaatgtcATAA